In Nocardioides sp. JS614, the sequence CATGATCGACGGGATCATCGAGGCGGTCTCGATCCCGGTGATGGCCAAGGCCCGGATCGGGCACTTCGCCGAGGCGCAGGTGCTGCAGTCGCTCGGCGTCGACTACGTCGACGAGTCCGAGGTGCTCACGCCCGCCGACTACGCCAACCACATCGACAAGTGGGCCTTCACCGTGCCGTTCGTGTGCGGTGCCACCAACCTGGGCGAGGCGCTGCGGCGGATCACCGAGGGCGCGGCGATGATCCGCTCCAAGGGCGAGGCCGGCACCGGCGACGTGTCCAACGCCGTGACCCACATGCGCACGATCCGACGCGAGATCCGGCGGCTGGGTGCCCTCGAGTCCGACGAGCTCTACGTGGCCGCCAAGGAGCTGCAGGCGCCGTACGACCTGGTCAAGGAGGTCGCCGAGCGCGGCAAGCTGCCCGTCGTGCTGTTCACCGCGGGCGGGATCGCCACCCCGGCGGACGCGGCGATGATGATGCAGCTCGGCGCTGAGGGCGTCTTCGTCGGCTCGGGCATCTTCAAATCCGGCAACCCCGCCCAGCGTGCCGAGGCGATCGTGAAGGCCACCACCTTCCACGACGACCCCGACGTGGTCGCGAAGGTCTCCCGCGGTCTCGGTGAGGCCATGGTCGGCATCAACGTCGAGGAGCTTCCCCAGCCGCACCGGCTCGCCGAGCGCGGCTGGTGACGACCGCCCCCACGATCGGTGTCTTCGCCCTCCAGGGCGACGTCCGCGAGCACCTCGGGATGCTCACCGGCCTCGGTGTCGAGGCGATCGCCGTACGCCGTCCCGCCGAGCTGGACGTGTGCGCGGGCCTGGTGATCCCAGGTGGCGAGTCGACCACGATGGCCAAGCTGGCTCGCACCTTCGACCTGTTCGAGCCGATCCGGCAGCGGATCAAGGAGGGCATGCCCGCCTTCGGGACGTGCGCCGGCATGATCATGCTCGCGGACCGGATCGAGGACGGCACCCGCGACCAGGAGACGCTCGGCGGCCTGGACATCACGGTGCGGCGCAACGCGTTCGGGCGCCAGGTCGAGTCGTTCGAGGGTGAGATCGACGTCGTCGGCCTCGACGCGCCCCTGCACGCGGTCTTCATCCGCGCGCCC encodes:
- the pdxS gene encoding pyridoxal 5'-phosphate synthase lyase subunit PdxS, producing MVDSPTPDSTASTPTTGTTGTTRVKRGMAEMLKGGVIMDVVTPEQAKIAEDAGAVAVMALERVPADIRAQGGVSRMSDPDMIDGIIEAVSIPVMAKARIGHFAEAQVLQSLGVDYVDESEVLTPADYANHIDKWAFTVPFVCGATNLGEALRRITEGAAMIRSKGEAGTGDVSNAVTHMRTIRREIRRLGALESDELYVAAKELQAPYDLVKEVAERGKLPVVLFTAGGIATPADAAMMMQLGAEGVFVGSGIFKSGNPAQRAEAIVKATTFHDDPDVVAKVSRGLGEAMVGINVEELPQPHRLAERGW
- the pdxT gene encoding pyridoxal 5'-phosphate synthase glutaminase subunit PdxT, coding for MTTAPTIGVFALQGDVREHLGMLTGLGVEAIAVRRPAELDVCAGLVIPGGESTTMAKLARTFDLFEPIRQRIKEGMPAFGTCAGMIMLADRIEDGTRDQETLGGLDITVRRNAFGRQVESFEGEIDVVGLDAPLHAVFIRAPWVEAVGDSVEVLARVEQGEAAGRIVAVRQGSLMATSFHPEVGGDSRVHRLFVDLVTEER